The sequence AACAAAATGATACTGATATTTACTGCATCATTTCTGCCAGACCATTTCTTAATCAGGTGCATGAGATATTAAACATAACCGCGGCTTGTTTGTGGCATACCTCTGCTCTAGGCACATCTTTCAGTTTCCTCATTGATTGTTCTTCATTTGTAAAAGGGGAAAATAAAATGAAATCTGCTCCTCTTGGATCAGTTTAGATTAAGTCTGATATTCTGAATATCAGTAGAAATATGGCCTTCCTTTATATATATTTGTTTTGTGGTGCAGATCAACAATGCTGGATCAAATGCATATACATACAAACCACTAGTGGAGACCTCTGATGAGGCTCTCATGTAAGTTTTGTCCTATTTGAGAAACCCTGGCAAATACACTTCTATTCTTTTGTGCTGTTAATATCAGTGATTACTTGGACCTATTCTCTGATTTACTAGGGAAATCATCACCACTAACACCCTTGGATTGATGATATGTTGTCGTGAGGTATTAAACTATTAATCATGCTAAATATTAGCTTTCTTACTTATGATGACCATGAACATTTATTTACTAAACATCGCCATCTTAGGCAATAAATATGATGAGGAACCAACCTCGAGGTGGTCACATATTCAACCTTGATGGTGCTGGTTCTGATGGAAGGCCAACTCCAAGGTATGTGTTTCCAAATTCCAAATACCTAGTGTAATGTAATGTGGACACAGGCTGAGGAATATGCTACTACTCCctctgttctcgaatatttgtcgccggctagttcatttttgaactaaaacgtgccaaataaaaaagaacggagggagtacatgATTTTATCTTCCTTTGAATTCACAAATGATAAGATACTGTGTTCTGTAGTGTATAATATCCTCTTGATTTTAAACGCTGGCTGGATCAAACTCTTATCGTCCCTCTCCATATGGGTGTATGTTGTAATTGACACTATTATGACAGACATATGAGTGGGTCAGTAGTTTGGATAAGTGAAATTCGTTGTGAACAGAGACAGATAGCGAGCAAGGATAAACAAATTTGATTTTTATGGCTAATATTAGTGTGAAATACTGATATAGAACTCCAGGTTTTTGTTGTCAGACATATTATCTGAATTTTGACATAATAACCAGATTTGCTGCATATGGTGCAACAAAGAGAAGTGTTGTGCATCTTACGAAGTCACTTCAGGTAGCATACATCCCTTTGTGAGGAACAACCTCAAATTCTTGGTTTTCTTTAGAAATTCCCAGTGACATATTTGGTCATCATGAACATTTGATTTATTATTGTCTCATAGAGAACTCTTGATTTCCTTGAGATATGAAGACTATAAACTACACTAGAAATCAATAACAATTATTTTTCACTGTCCAGAATTATATGTGATTTAGCGAAATCAGTCGGTATAGACTATAGACTAGTTGCTAGAACACCACATAAGGTTTTTTTATCTGTCGCACCTATTTTTAGGACAAAACCAAATGCACACCACATCCACATGTATGTCGGGATCTGTTTATTCATACATGCGATGCGAGCATAATATAGTGATTACAATGTAATGTCTATTACAAAAGCGTAACTTATTACAGAATGACCTAAAGGTCTAAAAAAACTACATCAAATTGATTTTAATTGCAGGCTGAATTGCAGATGAATGAAGTGAATAATGTGATGGTGCACAATCTATCGGTATGTAACCCTCTCATTTGTTCTCTTGCCATAAATATTCTAGACATCTAAAAATTAATCTGAACAACATTGTAACTTTGTAAGCGACATGGCACGGAGGATAGTAGATTGATTATGACTTCTAGGAGTGCAAGGTACATGCATATATAGGCAAGGATGTGGAGGGTTTAGTTTGTACAAGTAAGCCATCACCGAGTATCCTTGCCTATCACCAATCTCCTATTAATCTACCTCACATGGTTTCGATGGCCTGCGCAGTATTGCACTCGTGGGCAATAGGCCTAGCCACAATAAAGGCCTAATCACTTGTCGAACAGGCGTTAACACACTAAATTAGTTTAACTAGCTACTTTCTATAGGCTTTGGGTCTTGCATAAATGCATGACTATCGGATTGCATTCTGCCTCAGTAACCTATAAATAACGCTGAAGGAGGAACCATGCAAATTATATGTATATATCATGTGCAGCCTGGCATGGTCACAACAGATCTTCTTATGTCTGGTGCAACTACAAAACAAGTAAGGATCAGCCCTGACTCATTTTCCTTTCGCCATAGTTAAAATAATTCAGGGTTACTAAATTATGAACTTACTGATGCCAGGCAAAAATTTTCATCAATATATTAGCTGAACCTCCTGATGTGGTAAGAGTTTTATCATTATCTTGTATTCTGGTGTACTGTGGTTGGTTCTTATTTTACAGCGTCCTTGTGGCCAAAGTAGCAATGACTAATTAATTGTTGTATGCATATCTGTTTTGTTGTGCGCCTGTGTGGAACGTGCAGCCGTCTTATCTGAAAATGGAGTTCCTAAGGACTCCAAGACAGTTCATTATTAAATGGATCAACTAGATCATTATCTTTGCTTACATTACAGAAGTTCCAACATGCTAGTGCCCAGTGATAGTGACTTTAGTCATGCATACATTTATATCTGTTGACCTCTTCACTACGGAAATAGTGGATATGTGTATGGCAGTAGTTCCGATGTGACGATTGTGGACTGGGGCTGCAAAATTCTGACCATTATCATACACAATACTACTTACCTTTATCACATAAAATTACGTTAACAAATCACTCAATCCTACGTCATTATAGTTATTGATTTTTTATAACATATACTAAGGAAAATGGGAATGTATCAGGGGTAAACCAAACACTTGGTACAAACTATGCAAACCAACATGTTGTTGGAGGTGGGAGGGTGTGTTTGAAAATATACTAGGGGAGGTGGAAGGGTCGTTTTGAAAGCTGATGCACGGTggaagggttgttttgaaaatttTCCATGACTGCTTGCATGGTTTGCACCTGATACGTTCCCAAGGAAAATAATAGTCAAAACGAGTTTCAGGGATTGTATTGACTGTCTAGTGAGGAATAAAATAAAACTAGAGAGAGTTAAGTTTTCAAAATCAGATTTCCACAGTTCAGTTCAGTTGAAGTACATCACAATGTTTCATGGACCATAACATGCATGGCTCTGTAGATTCATTTTTTTGCTTGATTTCTCTGGCTATTCAATATAGGTGAGAATTACATTTTTTTAAGCTTCTGGTTGGTAGAAGACTGCATTGACCTGAGATATGTCTCACACTCACTGTTATAATAGGTTGCAGACTACCTTGTTCCAAACGTCAGAGAAATCCCTACCAAGCAATCCATGAAGCCAACCTACATTCGTTTCCTCACAGGCTTGAAGGCCTACTCAAGAATTTTTTCTGTAAGAACTCTTCTGATCATGGGTGCTGTCTTCAATTATTCTTTGGCATCCTGACAACAGTCACAACACCAATTCTCATGCATCTGTAATTCACCATCTATAATTTCACCTGCAGAGACTTGCTTTTGGTGCTAGGAGAAACAAGTATGTTACTGAAGATTAGTTATGCTGCCAGCTTCCAACTGAAGAGATTAGGAACAATTCTTTTCATTAAGCGTCACTTACTTTTCTCATAAGATGGGATGTATTACAGATGTCATCTCATGAGAACAGTGATATACTCTTCTGTACAGTAGTAGCAATTTTTTTAGTAAATGCATAGGAAAACTGTGCATCAATATATCAAGAAGAATATAGAAATAAGGTCTAAAATAGACCACAACATGATAACCACCTCACCTCACGAATATACAAAAGAGTCCATCTAAAAATGATCAAACACCAGCTTTACTCATATGGTTACTCAAAACACTGTTTTACACTGTTtgtagagtggagtttgaatattAGCATGAGGATGGGTAAACTGTTGGAGATAGCCTAAGGCTAAAgggcacacaacccctcggcaccTATAGGCGTAGGGCACCATTGATGAGCGTCGTCTTTAATGTTTTAAATAATTTGATTGTTGCTAGGGGAGTCCTCTTTAAACACGCATTCATTCCTTTGCTTCCAAAGCCACTAAGACAACTAGAGAATTGATCTCTTTGTGTAGCACAACAAGCACCTTGCATTCCAGACTAGCCCATCAGTCTTAAAAAATAGTATGAGGGATGCTAGGAGCCAAAAGCAACAGATTAACTAAGGAGAAGATCCTGAACCACACTTCCCTAGCGAAGACACAAGTAACTAAGAGTTGCTGCACaatttcctcatcttgatcacaaAAGAGGGCAGGGAACCGGATGATTCATACCACTCTTTGctaaactgtcacacccggttctagaaGGCAAacagaatgcgaaccatgtacgtgccaggatcagcaattcacgtacacagcagttacataactgaacatcatcacacagtgctcaaataataatataaaggaaaataatagtcgattacatcatatgtatgagacatccacatagtctttaataataatcaaagtgcgaaaacgaaacgtagatacacgtggccttcacaggcagccgactgggggttgccgctaacccacgcctagaactcgtcgtactcttggaactcttggaagtcttcctccacggcttcatcttctcctgaacagtggttgcaacgtggacaacctggggagggggggtttggtgtgtagagcaagggtgagtacacatcaacatactcagcaaatgtctcgtttggctgtagtggagtaGCTttgtgtggggttaagtcaagcagttgcttttagttggtcaaattattattactagtagagagagccagattttagtattaacccaagttgttaacccaaaagtaccctttccaaacggaaagaataccacttaccattaccatagtcataagcatcatcctcgtcaccacctgtaatccaaacatctctgatcaagtatctctaatcaagtatctctaatcaatggagctcccttggctgctcataaccgcgagcacggctaatatactagtttcataacactctgtagaggttgcgcactttacccacaagtcgtgattccctttctgctcggagagagctactccccattgaccactacctaggtggcctggtagggcatcactatgtagcatttacaaagattccccgaggctgtagccgcccgttaggtttcctaaatgcactgcactcttccctaaggggcgaaccaaccttggtaaagcgagtcgcatacaccgagccccattgacggcacgacggcaaagcgaactacaccccaattcctctaattattaagctaagggcgtcccattccaccctcatggttgcactgttttcccaggcgatcatccaacgaacaggtccttacggagaggcactcgagaaaccgctcgagtccccttaaatgctacaagtatatcatcataataaaaagggaaatagtgtatcatagataaatctcatcatgttcattgattaatgtaaaACGCTAGCATAGAACTAATCATAATAAtcaattcccaaagggtaaacaaggacaggaaaacagaatactagttaatccttaggttgatcatggtatgcgggttaatgaattataaagtaaatgagacataataggtcagaggacacttgcctccaccaaccagctgctgctctggGTCTTCTCCTTCGAGTTCTTCGGACTCCGGGACCAGACCGTTATCTATGCGaatgcaaacatacatccatatttttgaattaggaaataaacagtacaccatataagAAAGCAAATCTATTGAACATGCACATGATAAATGATTTGCCTTCATAATTAcgagaaagagaagaaggaattcgcaacggctaaagTTAGAGCCGAGAAATACTACCTGTAGGTTTTTGGCGAATAATCATTAACATTTAATCCTACCTAGTCATACTGATAGGTATTAATCACATGCGCTAATAGAGTTACAATTATTTCCAATTGGTCGACATTAAACAAAGTCGTCGATTAACTACGTGAGATAATTAACGTGATCAATTTTAAGTGGAGTTCAACTACATAAAATAAACAACACGCTCAACGTGCATAAAATACAcgaggggggtagacggggcttcTAGGGGTAGACGGGCGCGTGTATGGGTAGACGGGTGCGTCTATGGGTAGACGGGCACGCCACATGCGTGGCGGAGCGCTACGCGTCGCGCCTGGAGCACGGCGAACCGCGCCAAAACGCCGTGCGCAGGACGGGGCCGCGTCGGGCAACCTGCGCACCACGACAGGGCCGGGCCGCGCCGGGGGTGCCAGGCCGCCGCGAGCTACACCTGGTCTAGGCCGTCGCGAGCAGCGCCAGGCCACGCCGAGCGCCTGGGCCGCACCGCGCCGGGCGCCGGGGCAGGGGACAGGGGCACGCCGCGT is a genomic window of Zea mays cultivar B73 chromosome 5, Zm-B73-REFERENCE-NAM-5.0, whole genome shotgun sequence containing:
- the LOC100280491 gene encoding short-chain dehydrogenase/reductase SDR (The RefSeq protein has 1 substitution compared to this genomic sequence), which encodes MAATFTVAARLPLRGPARAPSRPAVAAVTRLRSRQERRGLAATGGRGPARVRAETFSGGGGVGRRDPMAPPYNVLITGSTKGIGYALARKFLEAGDNVIICSRSAQKVESVVGDLKEEYGEQHVWGTVCDVRNGKDVKALVEFARDKLKHIDIWINNAGSNAYTYKPLVETSDEALMEIITTNTLGLMICCREAINMMRNQPRGGHIFNLDGAGSDGRPTPRFAAYGATKRSVVHLTKSLQAELQMNEVNNVMVHNLSPGMVTTDLLMSGATTKQAKFFINILAEPPDVVADYLVPNVREIPTKQSMKPTYIRFLTGLKAYSRIFSRLAFGARRNKYVTED